In Treponema denticola, one genomic interval encodes:
- a CDS encoding ArsR/SmtB family transcription factor: MIEDDEIGVSNEETVAHARAKMPDEQTMSDLGDFFKNFGDSTRIKIVSALISGELCVADLAEVLEMSASAVSHQLRILRQAKIVKSRRNGKQVYYTIDDNHVGILYSVGLEHIREGR, from the coding sequence ATGATAGAAGATGATGAAATAGGTGTTTCGAATGAAGAAACTGTGGCTCATGCTAGGGCTAAGATGCCCGATGAACAGACAATGAGCGACTTGGGAGATTTTTTTAAAAACTTCGGCGATTCTACGAGGATTAAGATTGTTTCCGCTCTTATTTCAGGGGAGCTCTGTGTAGCCGATCTTGCGGAAGTTTTGGAAATGTCGGCTTCGGCCGTTTCTCACCAGCTTAGAATTTTAAGGCAGGCTAAAATAGTAAAAAGCCGCCGAAACGGAAAACAGGTTTATTATACAATAGATGACAACCATGTCGGAATCCTATATTCCGTAGGTTTGGAGCACATTAGGGAGGGCAGGTAA
- a CDS encoding V-type ATP synthase subunit E has protein sequence MEVQLQELVDKIKKDGVAAADEKAAEIIRAAEEKAKNIIEKAEAEAQESIKKAEAEALRFQKAAESSIDQAGRNTLISFRQGLLNELNAIIKAETAKNYDSAVLKNLIPEAVKGWVKTGNTENLSVILADKDLKELESSLSAALKDHIAKGMELKADSKIAGGFRIGTKDGAAYYDFSAEAVADLFSSYLSPKTAEILKNAAKEL, from the coding sequence ATGGAAGTTCAATTACAAGAGCTTGTTGATAAGATAAAAAAAGACGGAGTTGCCGCTGCCGATGAAAAAGCAGCTGAAATTATCAGAGCAGCAGAGGAAAAAGCAAAAAATATTATCGAAAAGGCCGAAGCTGAAGCACAAGAAAGCATAAAAAAAGCTGAAGCTGAAGCTCTTAGATTCCAAAAAGCTGCCGAATCTTCTATAGACCAAGCCGGCAGAAATACACTAATTTCATTCAGACAAGGTCTTTTAAATGAACTTAATGCCATTATAAAGGCTGAAACAGCCAAAAATTACGATTCAGCAGTTCTAAAAAATCTGATTCCCGAAGCAGTCAAGGGCTGGGTAAAAACCGGCAATACCGAGAATTTATCCGTAATTCTTGCGGACAAGGACCTTAAAGAGCTTGAATCCTCTTTAAGCGCAGCCTTAAAAGATCATATTGCTAAGGGCATGGAACTTAAAGCCGACAGCAAGATAGCAGGCGGATTTAGAATCGGTACTAAAGACGGAGCGGCTTATTATGACTTCTCGGCAGAAGCCGTTGCAGATTTATTTTCGTCATATCTAAGCCCCAAAACAGCCGAAATTTTAAAGAATGCGGCAAAGGAGCTTTAA